The Setaria italica strain Yugu1 chromosome IX, Setaria_italica_v2.0, whole genome shotgun sequence genome has a window encoding:
- the LOC101758899 gene encoding LOW QUALITY PROTEIN: E3 ubiquitin-protein ligase RHF2A (The sequence of the model RefSeq protein was modified relative to this genomic sequence to represent the inferred CDS: deleted 1 base in 1 codon) yields the protein MDEKAKMESKLSSAAAFVEGGVQDACDDACSICLDAFCDSNPSTVTNCKHDYHLQCILEWCQRSSQCPMCWQPISMKDPMSQELLEAVEQERNMRANRSHSTALFRHPMLGDFEIPVGADDAELEERIIQHLAAAAAVRRSHRHHRRDGHHSRSGANSHPQVLVLSTDEHTTSGQEGDYEQAPAVFSGHRLGTLVQQERTTRGLEGAINPPLYCSTPADSNERIAGMQSTPVDQDRAGPSDLPSTVQGFYNQSASGWRERWFSRSNTISDISSEVRREVNAGIAAVSRMMERMDTRDGTGPSATSASGSGSH from the exons ATGGACGAGAAGGCGAAGATGGAGAGCAAGCtatcctcggcggcggcgttcgtGGAAGGCGGCGTGCAGGACGCCTGCGACGACGCCTGCAGCATCTGCCTCGACGCCTTCTGCGACAGCAACCCCTCCACG GTGACGAATTGCAAGCATGACTACCATCTCCAGTGTATTCTTGAATG GTGCCAGAGAAGCTCCCAATGTCCAATGTGTTGGCAGCCTATCAGCATGAAAGATCCTATGAG TCAAGAGCTACTGGAGGCTGTTGAACAAGAGAGGAACATGCGAGCTAATCGTTCACATAGTACTGCTCTTTTTCGGCATCCGATGCTGGGAGATTTTGAG ATTCCTGTAGGTGCAGATGATGCAGAACTTGAAGAACGCATTATCCAGCAtctggctgctgcagctgcagtgcGTAGGTCACACCGGCATCATAGAAGAGATGGGCACCACAGCAGATCGGGAGCAAATAGTCACCCACAAGTTCTTGTGCTTTCAACAGATGAGCACACAACCTCAGGTCAAGAAGGGGATTATGAACAAGCCCCTGCTGTATTTTCTGGTCACCGTTTAGGTACTCTTGTTCAACAGGAACGCACAACTCGTGGTTTAGAGGGTGCTATCAATCCACCTCTCTATTGTTCTACTCCTGCTGATAGTAACGAGAG GATTGCTGGGATGCAATCTACACCTGTTGATCAAGATAGAGCAGGACCATCCGATTTACCATC TACT GTACAAGGATTCTATAACCAA AGTGCAAGTGGGTGGAGGGAAAGGTGGTTTTCGCGGAGCAACACCATATCGGATATCAGTTCTGAAGTAAGGAGGGAGGTCAACGCAGGGATTGCTGCAGTCTCTCGCATGATGGAACGGATGGATACAAGGGACGGAACAGGGCCTTCTGCTACCTCTGCATCAGGATCTGGTTCTCATTGA
- the LOC101759980 gene encoding fasciclin-like arabinogalactan protein 16 — protein sequence MGAPVRGALFFFLLLLAGAAAEDVAPQEPTLPAAGAGGGAVGSGGGAVGVNSNSVLVALLDSHYTELAELVEKALLLQTLEDAVGKHNVTIFAPRNEALERDLDPEFKRFLLEPRNLKSLQALLLYHVLPARLPSESWPAASHPTLSGEEVELAAGMRVGSAAVTRPDAVLRPDGVIHGIERLLVPRSVQEDFNRRRSLAAISAVLPTGAPEVDPRTHRLKKPAPPVPPGAPPVLPIWDAMAPGPAIAPAPAPGPSSGKHHFDGHSQVKDFIQTLLLYGGYNELADILVNLTSLATEMGRLVSEGYVLTVLAPNDEAMARLTTDQLSEPGSPENILYYHMVPEYQTEESMYNAVRRFGKVRYDTLRLPHKVTAREADGSVKFGQGEGSAYLFDPDIYTDGRISVQGIDAVLFPPGDKNATQTADPHRKPPVITTKKKIKLRRGKLLEASCQMAGLFGQRSRFASCED from the coding sequence ATGGGCGCGCCGGTGCGCGGcgcccttttcttcttcctcctgctcctggcgggggcggcggccgaggacgTAGCGCCGCAGGAACCCACATTgcccgccgcgggcgccggcggaggtgctgtcggctccggcggcggcgccgtcggggtCAACTCCAACTCGGTGCTGGTGGCCCTGCTGGATTCGCACTACACGGAGCTGGCGGAGCTGGTGGAGAAGGCGCTGCTCCTGCAGACGCTCGAGGACGCCGTGGGGAAGCACAACGTCACCATCTTCGCGCCGCGGAACGAGGCGCTGGAGCGGGACCTCGACCCCGAGTTCAAGCGCTTCCTCCTCGAGCCCCGCAACCTCAAGTCGCTGCAGGCGCTGCTGCTCTACCACGTCCTCCCCGCGCGCCTCCCCTCCGAGTCCTGGCCTGCCGCGTCCCACCCCACGCTCTCCGGCGAGGAGGTCGAGCTCGCAGCCGGCATGCGCGTGGGCAGCGCCGCCGTCACGCGCCCGGACGCGGTGCTCCGCCCCGACGGGGTCATCCACGGCATCGAGCGCCTCCTCGTGCCCCGCTCCGTGCAGGAAGACTTcaaccgccgccgcagcctcgcCGCGATCTCGGCCGTGCTGCCCACCGGCGCGCCCGAGGTGGACCCGAGGACGCACCGCCTCAAGAagcccgcgccgccggtgcccccCGGCGCGCCCCCCGTGCTCCCGATCTGGGACGCCATGGCGCCCGGCCCGGCCATCGCCCCGGCACCGGCACCTGGGCCCAGCTCCGGGAAGCACCACTTCGACGGCCACAGCCAGGTCAAGGACTTTATCCAGACGCTGCTCCTATACGGCGGCTACAACGAGCTCGCCGACATCCTTGTCAACCTCACCTCGCTCGCCACCGAGATGGGCCGCCTCGTCTCCGAGGGCTACGTGCTCACCGTCCTCGCCCCCAACGACGAGGCCATGGCGCGCCTCACCACGGACCAGCTAAGCGAGCCTGGCTCGCCGGAGAACATCCTCTACTACCACATGGTCCCCGAGTACCAGACCGAGGAGTCCATGTACAACGCCGTGCGGCGGTTCGGCAAGGTGCGCTACGACACGCTCCGGCTGCCGCACAAGGTGACCGCGCGGGAGGCCGACGGCTCCGTCAAGTTCGGCCAGGGCGAGGGCTCCGCCTACCTCTTCGACCCGGACATCTACACCGACGGTAGGATCTCGGTGCAGGGCATTGACGCCGTGCTGTTCCCACCGGGCGACAAGAACGCGACGCAGACCGCCGACCCTCACAGGAAGCCTCCCGTCATCACcaccaaaaagaagatcaagctccGGCGAG